The following proteins are co-located in the Gemmatimonadota bacterium genome:
- a CDS encoding zinc-dependent metalloprotease — translation MIRTLRPEKRTPRVAVLAASAPLSLLLLLTAAALPAQQQRAVPSIAEYTKGLEQRDGYFPLYWDAVRGRLLLEVPRTGEDFLYLTSLATGIGSNDLGLDRGMIQEDFIARFERVGPKLLLVLQNPSFRAETEPTEALARSVQESFPTSTVASFDIVAGEGDRALVDATAFFLRDALDLPGRLERAGQGKSRVDAERSVIHLPRTKAFPENTEVEASLTLALEAPGTEIRRHTPDARSLTIRQHHSLVKLPAPGYRPRRFDPRIGVFSVSFYDYGKPFDADLVTRLAVRHRLVKKDPSAAMSEPVEPIVYYLDPAVPEPYRSAFKEGGAWWSKVFEAAGFLTAFRVQDMPPDMDPMDARYHVIQWVHRTEAGSSIGPSFRDPRTGEIIKAAVRMDSHRSLVDYNLYAGVVPAVTAGAGAGSGTGTGAGTALDVRDEFLAADGALDWVAALDPNTGAEAFAMARRRQHAAHEIGHTLGLAHNFIAASYGRASVMDYPAPLIKLVDGRIDVSDAYRAGPGAYDTIAIRYAYTEFPAEQEAAGLEAIVQEAMSRGLKFITNPDAEPSNSYPLATWWINGSDALDELERVLEVRRVLMDRFDESALRPGEPMWRLNERFVPVYLHHRYTLDAAIKEIGGMEYRYGVRGDRLPVTQLVPAERQRRALELLLAELDAAELAVPERVLRLLAPRPFGYASDARAFATQAAPAFDQVGLARTLADMVVGGILEPRRTARVVAFHERDPGMPSLEEVMGRLVDGAWGGTPPREHAALRRAVQRAVLDALIELAADAGAAVESRAAAEWGLRRIAAALRSARPGSPQEAAHRQLAAADIERFLDRRYEGGRRTEPLRPPPGTPIGGRAPWQ, via the coding sequence ATGATCAGGACATTGCGCCCCGAGAAGCGTACCCCCCGCGTCGCGGTCCTTGCTGCATCCGCGCCCCTCTCGCTCCTGCTCCTCCTCACCGCCGCGGCATTGCCTGCACAGCAGCAGCGTGCTGTTCCCTCGATTGCCGAGTACACGAAGGGCCTGGAGCAGCGCGACGGCTACTTCCCCCTCTACTGGGACGCGGTCAGAGGACGGCTGCTGCTGGAAGTGCCCCGTACAGGCGAGGATTTCCTGTACCTGACCTCGCTGGCGACGGGGATCGGCTCGAATGATCTGGGACTGGATCGCGGCATGATCCAGGAGGACTTCATTGCGCGCTTCGAGCGGGTGGGGCCGAAGCTCCTGCTGGTGCTGCAGAACCCCTCGTTCCGTGCGGAGACGGAGCCAACGGAGGCGCTCGCCCGCTCGGTCCAGGAATCGTTCCCCACCTCCACCGTGGCCAGCTTCGACATCGTCGCCGGGGAAGGCGACCGCGCGCTGGTGGACGCGACCGCCTTCTTCCTGCGGGACGCGCTGGACCTGCCGGGGCGGCTCGAGCGAGCGGGGCAGGGGAAGTCCCGGGTGGATGCGGAGCGCAGCGTGATCCACCTGCCCCGCACCAAGGCGTTCCCGGAGAACACGGAAGTAGAGGCGTCGCTGACCCTGGCCTTGGAGGCGCCGGGCACGGAGATCCGCCGTCATACGCCGGACGCCCGCTCGCTCACGATACGACAGCACCACTCGCTGGTGAAGCTGCCCGCGCCCGGCTACCGGCCCCGGCGCTTCGACCCGCGGATCGGCGTCTTCTCCGTCAGCTTCTACGACTACGGCAAGCCTTTCGACGCGGACCTGGTCACGCGTCTGGCAGTACGCCACCGGCTGGTGAAGAAGGACCCCTCGGCTGCCATGAGCGAGCCGGTCGAGCCCATTGTCTACTACCTCGATCCTGCCGTTCCGGAGCCGTACCGCAGTGCCTTCAAGGAGGGCGGCGCCTGGTGGAGCAAGGTATTCGAAGCGGCGGGTTTCCTGACCGCGTTCCGCGTCCAGGACATGCCGCCGGACATGGACCCCATGGATGCGCGCTACCACGTGATCCAGTGGGTGCACCGCACGGAGGCGGGCTCCTCGATTGGCCCTTCGTTCCGCGACCCGCGCACGGGCGAGATCATCAAGGCTGCTGTGCGCATGGACTCCCACCGCTCGCTCGTGGACTACAACCTGTACGCGGGAGTGGTGCCGGCAGTGACGGCGGGAGCCGGGGCGGGAAGCGGAACGGGAACGGGGGCGGGCACGGCGCTGGACGTGCGGGACGAATTCCTGGCGGCGGATGGCGCGCTGGACTGGGTGGCGGCGCTGGACCCGAATACGGGTGCGGAAGCGTTTGCCATGGCCCGGCGCCGGCAGCATGCGGCGCACGAGATCGGCCACACGCTCGGTCTGGCGCACAACTTCATCGCCGCGAGCTATGGGCGCGCGTCCGTTATGGACTATCCGGCGCCGCTGATCAAGCTGGTGGACGGCCGGATCGACGTGAGCGACGCCTACCGCGCTGGTCCGGGTGCGTATGACACGATCGCGATCCGCTATGCCTACACCGAGTTCCCGGCGGAGCAGGAGGCGGCAGGGCTCGAGGCCATTGTGCAGGAGGCGATGAGCCGCGGGCTCAAGTTCATCACCAACCCGGATGCTGAGCCATCGAATTCCTACCCGCTGGCCACCTGGTGGATCAATGGGAGTGATGCGCTGGACGAGCTGGAGCGGGTGCTCGAGGTTCGACGCGTGCTCATGGATCGGTTTGACGAGAGCGCACTGCGCCCAGGCGAGCCGATGTGGCGGCTGAACGAGCGCTTCGTGCCCGTCTATCTGCACCACCGCTACACGCTGGATGCGGCCATCAAGGAGATCGGGGGGATGGAGTACCGCTACGGCGTGCGCGGCGACCGACTGCCGGTCACACAACTGGTCCCGGCGGAGCGGCAGCGCCGGGCGCTCGAGCTGCTGCTGGCCGAGCTCGACGCGGCAGAGCTGGCCGTGCCCGAGCGGGTGCTGCGCCTGCTCGCGCCGCGTCCGTTCGGCTACGCTTCAGATGCGCGTGCCTTCGCGACGCAGGCGGCGCCGGCCTTCGACCAGGTGGGCCTGGCCCGCACGCTCGCGGACATGGTAGTGGGCGGGATCCTCGAGCCGCGGCGGACCGCGCGCGTCGTCGCCTTCCACGAGCGCGACCCCGGGATGCCGTCCCTCGAGGAAGTGATGGGCCGGCTGGTGGACGGAGCCTGGGGCGGGACGCCGCCGCGCGAGCACGCCGCGCTGCGCCGCGCCGTGCAGCGCGCAGTGCTGGACGCGCTCATCGAGCTGGCAGCCGACGCCGGGGCGGCAGTCGAATCGCGTGCTGCGGCCGAGTGGGG
- a CDS encoding D-aminoacylase, with protein MPKHAFPVLISLLLFSACSLAPNPPEYDLVLRHGTIYDGSGGPPVVGDVAIHGDSIVAVGELGPTRPRRELDVAGLAVAPGFINMLSWATESLLADGRSQSDIRQGVTLEVMGEGESMGPWNAEMKRLNQELQGDIKYDIEWTTLGEYLEHLERHGVSSNVASFVGATTVRIHEVGYQDRPPTPEELERMRALVRQAMEEGALGVGSSLIYAPAFYAGTEELVALAEESGRYGGMYISHMRSEGNRLLEAVDELLSIARRANVPAEIYHLKAAGESNWKKMDEVIRKVEASRADGLKITADMYNYTAGATGLDAAMPPWVQEGGLREWIRRLQDPAIRARVRREMTTPTDAWESLYLMSGSPERILLVGFKQDSLKYLTGRSLAQVARLRRKSPEETAMDLVVQDDSRVGTIYFLMSEENVKKQIALPWVSFCSDAESLAPQGVFLKSNPHPRAYGSFARLLGKYVREEKVIPLAEAVRRLTSLPATNLELRRRGRLAPGYYADIVVFDPETIADRATFEQPHQYATGVVHVLVNGVQVLRAGEHTGAKPGRVVRGPGWKGWKPVS; from the coding sequence ATGCCCAAGCACGCGTTTCCCGTCCTGATCTCTCTTCTCCTCTTCTCGGCCTGCTCGCTCGCGCCGAACCCGCCGGAGTATGACCTGGTCCTGCGCCACGGCACGATCTACGACGGGAGCGGCGGCCCGCCCGTGGTCGGGGACGTGGCCATTCATGGCGACAGCATTGTCGCCGTAGGTGAGCTGGGGCCGACGCGGCCGCGGCGCGAACTGGACGTCGCCGGCCTGGCCGTGGCTCCCGGCTTCATCAACATGCTGAGCTGGGCCACCGAGTCGCTGCTGGCGGACGGGCGCTCGCAGAGCGACATCCGCCAGGGCGTGACGCTGGAAGTCATGGGCGAGGGCGAGTCGATGGGGCCGTGGAATGCGGAGATGAAGCGGCTGAACCAGGAGTTGCAGGGCGACATCAAGTACGACATCGAGTGGACGACGCTGGGCGAGTACCTCGAGCACCTGGAGCGGCACGGTGTCTCGAGCAACGTGGCGTCCTTTGTGGGCGCCACGACCGTGCGCATCCACGAGGTCGGCTACCAGGACCGGCCGCCCACGCCCGAGGAGCTCGAGCGCATGCGCGCCCTGGTGCGCCAGGCCATGGAAGAGGGCGCGCTGGGCGTGGGCTCCTCGCTCATTTACGCGCCCGCGTTCTACGCCGGGACCGAGGAGCTGGTGGCCCTGGCCGAGGAGTCCGGCCGTTACGGCGGCATGTATATCTCTCACATGAGGAGCGAGGGCAACCGGCTGCTCGAGGCGGTGGACGAGCTCTTGAGCATTGCGCGGCGCGCGAACGTGCCGGCGGAGATCTACCACCTGAAGGCGGCGGGCGAATCCAACTGGAAGAAGATGGACGAGGTGATCCGCAAGGTGGAGGCGTCGCGGGCCGACGGGCTGAAGATCACGGCGGACATGTACAACTACACGGCGGGCGCCACCGGGCTGGACGCTGCCATGCCGCCCTGGGTGCAGGAGGGCGGGCTGCGCGAGTGGATCCGGCGGCTGCAGGATCCGGCCATTCGCGCGCGCGTGCGCCGGGAAATGACCACGCCCACGGACGCCTGGGAGAGCCTGTACCTCATGAGCGGCTCGCCCGAGCGCATTCTGCTGGTCGGCTTCAAGCAGGACTCGCTCAAGTACCTGACGGGCAGGTCGCTAGCCCAGGTGGCGCGGCTGCGGCGGAAGTCGCCGGAGGAGACGGCCATGGACCTGGTGGTTCAGGACGACAGCCGGGTGGGCACGATCTACTTCCTTATGTCGGAGGAGAATGTGAAGAAGCAGATTGCCCTGCCCTGGGTCAGCTTCTGCTCGGATGCGGAGTCGCTCGCGCCGCAGGGAGTCTTCCTCAAGTCCAACCCGCACCCGCGCGCGTATGGCAGCTTTGCGCGGCTGCTGGGGAAGTACGTCCGCGAGGAGAAGGTGATCCCGCTGGCGGAGGCGGTGCGGCGGCTCACTTCGCTGCCGGCGACGAACCTCGAGCTGCGGCGCCGCGGCCGTCTCGCGCCCGGCTACTACGCGGACATCGTGGTCTTCGACCCGGAGACGATCGCCGATCGGGCGACCTTCGAGCAGCCGCACCAGTACGCGACCGGCGTGGTGCATGTGTTGGTCAACGGCGTACAGGTGCTACGTGCTGGCGAGCACACGGGCGCGAAGCCGGGGCGGGTCGTGCGAGGCCCGGGCTGGAAGGGTTGGAAGCCCGTGAGCTGA